AAGTGCATGTTAGCTTGAGAATTTCCTAGACATGTACAAAGTCAATGGTTCCATAACCCAGTACCTAATAACATGTAAAATAAATACAGTGCAAAATGCAGCAGCACCCAGGGTGACGACAATCTGAACCCACAAGTTGGATACATATGCCTTTAGTACAATAGAACTCCAGGCCCAAAACCACAACGTTGAGAAGACAGTTCCCAACAAAGCACCCACAACGACTTGGCTGATTGTATGAAGCTGTTGTGAAACACGAAGCCAGCTCTGCAAACACAGCAAAACATTGGCAAGCACATTTACCTGAAGTCAGCAACTCAATACATCTGAGTTTATTCCATATTCAGTAATACTCTCTATGAAGAAGCACCCCTCCGAGGAGGCTTCACAAGAAAACTACAGCCTCGTGTATCTGAGATTTACGAGGTCAAATATGTGGACCCCTGTACGTGAAATATGGAGAAAGTTAAGGAAGGGAAGGAGGGGGGCGGGGGAACAACGAGAGGAGAACGAGGAAGTTCTTATTCTATAGCTGatcagaaagaaagaaagaaggcaaTCAATCATGATGCATGCTTGTTTCAGTCAGCAGGGATCGCTATAGTTATAGTCAGAAGCTACCAAATACAACGTCCTTATCTTGGACCGTTATGGGTTCAGGAGAGTAGCTTTATGCTGTGTTTACAATTTTGGTTCACAATCAAAAGCAATGCATCATTGTAAAATTTTTTCCAAGGTGGGAAGAAAGGCAAATTGATCATGAGCagtgaagataaaaataaacGTAGTTATTCACTACAGTTATTATGTAAGGTTGTTCTTCTACTATTGTCTAGccgaaaattatatttttaccaGAAAGACCCCATATGTCATAAACAAAAGATTAAATACAGAGTCACTGGATTCAATTGAGCTAAAGAGGTCGTGTTGGATGCTTACAAAGTaagacccaattgaaagaaaaatccCACTGATGGCGGCTGTAATTCCATTCAACCCCCAATATTGAATCACTGCAATGAGGAGCGTAAGGAACCAGAATTCAGACAAATAGGTTGTATAACATACTGCAAGAAGGGAAGTGATGGTTAAACATCATCACTTAATATAAAAAGAACCTAggtaaacattttttttttccacattcACTGGAATATGAACAATATGATTCTTCAAAAGTGAAATCCACTGATTGAGAAGAGTAAATTTCTCAGAATAATAAAGAAGGGAAGATTCAAGAAACAATTTGTTGGTAAATTGACAACAACACAACAAAATTACTCAACAAACAGACAATGCAAATTCACGAAATAAACTCATACTACTACTACCTAGAGGAAAACGATACCATCTCTGTCAAAAATCTGAAAGGTGCCATCATGAAAAACATCTTAGCAGTTAGTCTCTTATACTTTGGATTATGAAAAACATCTAGCAAATCTCAGCCTTTCATTCTCAAATGCAACTGTCTTTTTACCCTCAACCTTTCACCACATCAAAGCTATTCCAAATTGTTCCACTGAGCTCCATCTAGAACAAATTCCTTCACAAGGCAACATGTTTATCATAAAATTATATCATGTAAAATAATTTAGCAAAGTTTAGGCTCTTCATTATCTTGATTTCTAGCAAAAATATAATTCTGTTGGTTCCCTTTACAGGTGCACTCAGTGATCTAGTAAAATAAGTCCAATCCGTCTTTATCTTGAATAGTTGGAAAAACCACCTGATAGAATGATATATGTAGTTATATAGGAGATGGACAGAGCGTGCGAAGATGGCATGCCCGGGTCTGATCTTAAATTAGAAACAGGTCGTTCTTGGTTTAATAATCTCTTCAATATAATTCCCATTGCCATATTCATAACAGAACCCCAAGCAGCCCACAGTGCAGCCG
This sequence is a window from Coffea eugenioides isolate CCC68of chromosome 7, Ceug_1.0, whole genome shotgun sequence. Protein-coding genes within it:
- the LOC113778612 gene encoding lipid phosphate phosphatase epsilon 1, chloroplastic, which gives rise to MSSVAAVFGRPTFIPSPTRLVRPPPPPHQNIFPLTSRLQVCKKKFLKQSSLMTEPSRFRPGDDPGDGGTLGALEEEAFVDGSSGPAASGLEAIVNNLSKWLTAVLFGIFLLVRHDAAALWAAWGSVMNMAMGIILKRLLNQERPVSNLRSDPGMPSSHALSISYITTYIILSVIQYWGLNGITAAISGIFLSIGSYFSWLRVSQQLHTISQVVVGALLGTVFSTLWFWAWSSIVLKAYVSNLWVQIVVTLGAAAFCTVFILHVIRYWVMEPLTLYMSRKFSS